From Bradyrhizobium sp. NDS-1, the proteins below share one genomic window:
- a CDS encoding fumarylacetoacetate hydrolase family protein encodes MTTLTVQDLLPEDGTRGTLVGRVWLPQVSGPAVVAVRKDGVFDVTARFPTISALCEEDNPAKALAGTIGERIGDLEAIVANTAPDGRDPKKPWLLAPVDLQTLKAAGVTFAISMLERVIEERAKGNPASAEAIRKEVTRLIGDDLSKLKPGSDQAMHLKQVLIDQNAWSQYLEVGIGPDAEVFTKAPTLSSVGTGMDAGLHPKSTWNNPEPELVLFVSSRGKIVGGALGNDVNLRDFEGRSALLLSKAKDNNASCSIGPLLRLFDDTFTLDDARKLDIGLNVQGTDGFVLDGHSSISKISRDPTDLVAQTIGKIHQYPDGFVLFLGTMFAPVKDRDAPGQGFTHKRDDIVTISAPQLGKLVNRMRTSDECEPWTFGIGALMKNLAQRKLI; translated from the coding sequence GATGGGGTCTTCGACGTCACCGCAAGATTTCCGACCATCAGCGCCCTCTGCGAAGAGGACAATCCGGCCAAGGCGCTTGCCGGGACCATTGGCGAGCGCATCGGCGATCTCGAAGCGATCGTCGCCAACACGGCGCCCGATGGGCGCGATCCGAAAAAGCCGTGGCTGCTGGCGCCCGTCGATCTCCAGACGCTGAAGGCCGCGGGTGTCACCTTCGCCATTTCCATGCTGGAGCGCGTGATCGAGGAGCGGGCAAAAGGCAACCCTGCTTCGGCCGAGGCGATCCGCAAAGAAGTGACGCGGCTGATCGGCGACGATCTGTCAAAACTCAAGCCGGGCTCGGACCAGGCGATGCATCTGAAGCAGGTGCTGATCGACCAGAACGCCTGGAGTCAATATCTCGAGGTCGGCATCGGCCCGGATGCCGAGGTCTTCACCAAGGCGCCGACCTTATCTTCGGTGGGCACCGGCATGGATGCCGGCCTGCATCCGAAATCGACCTGGAACAACCCCGAACCGGAGCTCGTGTTGTTCGTGTCGAGCCGCGGCAAGATCGTCGGCGGCGCGCTCGGCAATGATGTCAATTTGCGCGACTTCGAGGGCCGCTCGGCGCTGCTGCTGTCGAAGGCCAAGGACAACAACGCGTCCTGCTCGATCGGCCCGCTGCTGCGCCTGTTCGACGACACCTTCACGCTCGACGACGCGCGCAAGCTGGACATCGGCCTGAACGTGCAGGGCACAGATGGGTTCGTCCTCGACGGCCATTCCTCCATCAGCAAGATCAGCCGCGATCCGACCGATCTCGTGGCGCAGACCATTGGCAAGATCCACCAATATCCCGACGGGTTCGTTCTTTTCCTCGGCACCATGTTCGCCCCCGTGAAGGATCGCGACGCGCCAGGGCAGGGCTTCACCCACAAGCGCGACGACATCGTCACGATCTCAGCGCCGCAGCTCGGCAAGCTCGTCAACCGCATGCGCACCAGCGACGAGTGCGAGCCCTGGACCTTCGGCATCGGCGCGCTGATGAAGAACCTGGCGCAGCGGAAGCTGATCTAG